A single genomic interval of Tachysurus fulvidraco isolate hzauxx_2018 unplaced genomic scaffold, HZAU_PFXX_2.0 HiC_scaffold_27_np12, whole genome shotgun sequence harbors:
- the LOC125140577 gene encoding uncharacterized protein LOC125140577 yields MNVIHSSISVDEEIQFGYAVLEDGMLDDTLPMEPTEIVQDQSQTTKLRLRRGNIFQDLNAAFTDGLVSVNYCLVEIEMVLHNGTTEKGEDNGGIFRDALSEYWGTFIMKYTSGNTLKVPMTRHDMKDECENVAKVMVLGYNTFQYFPIVLAKPFLCYCLRLNIDEDELLTAFLEIVSQEEKQLVEEAMRDVTSVSERDEWVEFLEAHDVKLLIIEKNAKQILLDVAHKEIVQDPAYIAECWSPVLKKLKLPPGGLNELMMSLTPTARKVIAILQHEKFNNRECQVMDYLKRFIKHCSDVRLRKFLRFCTGVLFLSLYLLNI; encoded by the coding sequence ATGAATGTAATACATAGCTCAATTTCAGTTGATGAAGAAATTCAGTTTGGATATGCAGTTTTAGAAGATGGTATGCTTGATGACACTCTACCAATGGAACCCACTGAAATTGTGCAAGACCAGTCACAAACCACAAAGTTAAGACTTCGCAGGGGAAACATTTTCCAAGATCTTAATGCAGCTTTTACAGATGGCTTAGTATCTGTCAATTATTGTCTTGTAGAAATTGAGATGGTCCTACATAATGGTACcacagagaaaggagaagacAATGGTGGAATTTTTAGAGACGCATTGAGTGAGTATTGGGGTACATTTATCATGAAATATACATCAGGAAACACACTAAAAGTACCCATGACAAGGCATGATATGAAAGATGAATGTGAAAATGTAGCTAAAGTGATGGTCCTTGGTTATAACACTTTTCAATACTTTCCCATCGTGCTGGCCAAGCCTTTTCTGTGTTATTGTCTTAGACTTAACATTGATGAGGATGAGCTCTTAACAGCATTTCTGGAGATAGTTTCTCAAGAGGAAAAGCAGCTTGTTGAAGAAGCAATGAGAGACGTTACATCTGTCTCTGAACGAGATGAATGGGTTGAATTCTTGGAAGCTCATGATGTGAAACTTCTTATCATTGAGAAAAATGCCAAGCAGATCTTACTTGATGTGGCACACAAAGAAATTGTGCAAGATCCAGCTTACATAGCAGAATGTTGGAGTCCGGTGTTGAAAAAACTGAAACTACCTCCAGGGGGACTAAATGAATTGATGATGAGCCTTACTCCAACAGCAAGAAAAGTTATAGCCATATTACAACATGAAAAATTTAATAACAGAGAATGCCAGGTCATGGATTATCTAAAGAGGTTCATCAAGCACTGTAGTGATGTTCGGCTCAGGAAATTTCTGCGTTTCTGCAcaggtgttttgtttctttcattatatttattaaatatatag